From Chloroflexota bacterium, the proteins below share one genomic window:
- a CDS encoding class I SAM-dependent methyltransferase — MNADFEARFYDYMYSCGHISAEANLSHLREYLGYFSPGALVLDVGCGQGDFMELLRARGCQPRGVDSDPRMVKACNARGLSVHLGDALEYLRGSAGTFDGIFLSNVIEHFPASQAVGLFALAFRALKPGGTFLVAVPNPESLIVHLYEFWRDATHARLYNRLLLEFMLVYSGFQLAASGTNPATGWSPPLARFNLQDLSVPDGNLAGEPPITSNPALGADGVSGIDGHVVALPGSEPHGSVRTPAESQQSDSSSTGIRVSIRNVFVRIVANPVGRMLGLDAVRDAIALVSVRVDRVEEREQRLMEAVLRLEKRERRLAAHVQSLEAQESHLVEVTQSLREATLFLYPPRETFVVGRRPDGTAT, encoded by the coding sequence TTGAATGCTGACTTCGAAGCACGATTCTACGATTACATGTATTCATGCGGTCACATCAGTGCCGAGGCCAACCTGAGCCACTTGCGAGAGTACCTGGGCTACTTTTCACCCGGTGCACTGGTGCTTGATGTCGGGTGTGGCCAGGGCGATTTCATGGAACTGTTGCGCGCGCGCGGATGTCAACCGCGCGGCGTGGACAGCGACCCGCGCATGGTGAAGGCCTGCAACGCCCGCGGGCTGTCGGTTCACCTCGGCGATGCGCTTGAGTATCTCCGTGGTTCCGCAGGCACATTTGACGGCATTTTTCTTTCCAACGTCATCGAGCACTTCCCCGCTTCGCAGGCCGTCGGTCTCTTCGCGCTCGCATTCCGCGCGCTCAAGCCCGGCGGCACGTTTCTGGTGGCGGTCCCCAATCCGGAAAGCCTGATTGTGCACCTGTATGAGTTTTGGCGCGACGCCACGCACGCCAGACTGTACAATCGCCTGCTGCTGGAGTTCATGTTGGTATACAGCGGCTTCCAGCTCGCGGCCAGCGGCACGAACCCGGCGACGGGTTGGAGTCCGCCTCTGGCACGGTTCAACCTGCAAGACTTATCTGTACCAGATGGTAACTTGGCAGGTGAGCCCCCCATCACGTCGAATCCTGCGCTTGGTGCGGACGGTGTGTCGGGTATAGACGGCCACGTTGTGGCTCTACCCGGCAGCGAGCCGCACGGGTCGGTTCGCACACCGGCCGAGAGCCAGCAGTCCGATTCATCGTCAACCGGCATTCGCGTATCCATCCGGAATGTATTTGTGCGAATCGTCGCAAATCCGGTTGGTCGCATGCTCGGCCTGGACGCTGTACGGGATGCCATCGCGCTCGTTTCGGTGCGAGTGGATCGGGTGGAGGAGCGCGAGCAACGACTTATGGAGGCGGTGCTGCGGCTTGAGAAGCGCGAGCGGCGCCTGGCAGCGCACGTGCAATCGCTCGAAGCGCAGGAGAGCCACCTGGTGGAGGTTACTCAATCGTTGCGCGAGGCAACGCTTTTCCTGTATCCACCGCGCGAAACATTTGTGGTGGGTCGCCGGCCGGATGGAACGGCGACATGA
- a CDS encoding glycosyltransferase family 4 protein, with amino-acid sequence MTRILSDLLPLQVEPTRHRGIGQYAWHTIDALLKHNAADQTHLLAIHPDLPAPPPFTTEGAAWRVVNVDQPAADYRAEAWLAFQPAYADMWQRIIDANAVDVLFVHSPFELVAPPHSRPARARLVLTVFDLIPLIFADHYLKTTPPWYAGRYAQVCDLIRHADQIITISDCSRRDIMERLGVAPTRIRVAPPGPSAFVLRPPTPETERSMRQRWRLRDGFVLCTTGYDHRKNLPRALDAYARLPAPLRQAYPLVVVCRLSAVEGQSLRSEIRARKLGRQVVLTNYVSEEALSALYRMATVQFFPSLYEGFGLPVLDAMACGLPVITSNCSAMPEVAGDAAVLVDPCDVDAMAAALARVLESETLQAELRARGLAQAVRFEWMRTGQQLASILSSSA; translated from the coding sequence ATGACTCGGATTCTGTCAGACCTGCTCCCGTTGCAAGTCGAGCCGACGCGGCATCGCGGTATCGGTCAATACGCTTGGCACACCATCGATGCGCTATTGAAACACAACGCGGCCGACCAGACGCACCTGCTGGCGATTCACCCCGATCTACCGGCGCCGCCCCCGTTTACCACCGAAGGCGCGGCCTGGCGCGTGGTGAACGTCGACCAGCCGGCTGCTGACTACCGAGCGGAGGCCTGGCTGGCGTTCCAGCCGGCCTATGCCGACATGTGGCAGCGGATCATCGATGCCAATGCGGTCGACGTCTTGTTTGTGCACAGCCCCTTTGAGCTTGTCGCGCCGCCGCACAGCCGGCCGGCTCGCGCTCGACTTGTCCTGACGGTCTTCGATCTGATCCCGTTGATCTTCGCCGATCACTACCTGAAAACGACGCCCCCGTGGTATGCTGGCCGGTACGCGCAAGTGTGCGATCTGATCCGGCATGCCGACCAGATCATAACAATTTCGGACTGTTCCCGGCGTGATATAATGGAGCGGCTCGGCGTCGCTCCCACGCGGATCCGCGTTGCGCCACCGGGGCCGAGCGCATTTGTGCTGCGCCCGCCCACGCCAGAAACCGAGCGATCGATGCGGCAACGCTGGAGATTGCGAGACGGCTTCGTACTGTGCACGACCGGCTATGATCACCGCAAAAACCTGCCACGGGCACTGGATGCTTATGCGCGCCTGCCGGCCCCCCTGCGGCAAGCGTACCCGTTGGTGGTCGTCTGTCGTCTGTCGGCGGTTGAAGGGCAGTCGCTGCGCAGCGAAATACGCGCGCGCAAGCTGGGTCGGCAGGTTGTGCTGACCAACTACGTGTCGGAAGAGGCGCTGTCGGCGCTGTATCGCATGGCGACGGTGCAGTTTTTCCCGTCGCTATACGAAGGGTTCGGCCTGCCCGTGCTCGACGCGATGGCGTGCGGATTGCCGGTTATCACGTCGAACTGCTCGGCCATGCCCGAAGTCGCCGGCGATGCGGCCGTGCTGGTGGATCCGTGCGACGTCGACGCGATGGCGGCGGCGCTGGCGCGGGTGTTGGAGAGCGAGACGCTGCAGGCGGAGTTGCGGGCGCGGGGGCTGGCGCAAGCGGTGCGCTTCGAGTGGATGCGGACAGGACAGCAGTTGGCCAGCATTCTCTCGAGTTCCGCATAG
- a CDS encoding glycosyltransferase family 4 protein — protein MRLLLINNLYPPYIVGGNEMLAHDVVTELRRRGHTVSIATGRGVRLPDGEAVHGILNLDLDRKEESFLGGREPTAGDLINWHLFNRRSYQAVRRLIRSTDPELVVVWNLYLASMSPLIAAQHSGRPVVVQVADKWLDYGLKHIGALVRPGRQSHQWLVRASQAFVQPILYWLGRPEHIVAISEFMRDYYVRQGFDAETLRAIHLGVPTDLFAFTPRANRTGPLRLLYVGSLWGGKGAHIAVRALGVLQRNGHTELTLDLYGDGTQEFKNWLLGVIAEEGLEQQVSLCGFATRDAVRAAMLSHDILVFPSLWDEPFAAVPVEAMSCGMAIAAAMAGGTAEAVVNEATGLLVPPNDVAAMAGALERLVTDPELRLRLGENAAQVARERFDFARYVDRLESYYAQLISNPRSA, from the coding sequence ATGAGACTGCTGCTCATCAACAACCTGTATCCGCCGTATATTGTGGGCGGCAATGAGATGCTCGCACATGACGTCGTAACGGAATTGCGCCGTCGCGGCCACACAGTGTCCATCGCAACTGGGCGCGGCGTCCGCCTGCCCGACGGCGAAGCGGTGCATGGCATCCTCAACCTGGACCTGGATAGAAAAGAAGAATCGTTTCTGGGTGGGCGGGAGCCGACGGCCGGCGACCTCATCAACTGGCATCTGTTCAACAGGCGCAGCTACCAGGCCGTGCGGCGGCTGATTCGGTCGACCGACCCCGAGTTGGTTGTCGTGTGGAACCTGTATCTCGCATCGATGTCGCCATTGATCGCGGCCCAGCACAGCGGACGTCCGGTCGTCGTGCAGGTGGCCGACAAGTGGTTGGATTATGGCCTGAAGCACATTGGCGCGCTGGTGCGACCGGGCCGGCAGTCGCACCAATGGTTGGTGCGAGCTTCGCAGGCGTTCGTGCAGCCGATTCTGTACTGGTTGGGGCGACCTGAACACATTGTCGCCATTAGTGAATTCATGCGCGACTACTATGTTCGCCAGGGTTTCGACGCGGAGACGTTGCGCGCGATACATCTCGGCGTGCCAACCGATTTGTTTGCGTTCACGCCGCGCGCAAACCGCACCGGCCCGTTGCGCCTGCTGTATGTCGGATCGCTCTGGGGAGGGAAAGGCGCGCATATCGCTGTGCGGGCGCTGGGTGTGCTCCAGCGCAACGGCCATACCGAGCTTACACTCGATCTGTACGGCGATGGAACGCAAGAGTTCAAGAACTGGCTGCTCGGCGTTATCGCCGAAGAAGGCCTGGAGCAGCAGGTCTCCTTGTGCGGGTTTGCAACGCGCGACGCCGTCCGTGCCGCCATGCTGTCGCACGACATACTGGTCTTCCCATCGTTGTGGGATGAGCCATTCGCGGCCGTGCCCGTCGAGGCGATGAGTTGCGGTATGGCCATCGCCGCCGCCATGGCGGGCGGTACGGCCGAGGCCGTCGTGAACGAGGCGACCGGGCTGTTGGTGCCGCCCAATGATGTGGCCGCCATGGCCGGCGCGCTTGAGCGACTGGTCACCGATCCGGAATTGCGGCTGCGTCTGGGTGAAAATGCCGCGCAGGTTGCGCGTGAACGGTTTGATTTCGCACGCTATGTCGATCGCCTGGAAAGCTACTACGCACAGTTGATTTCCAATCCCCGAAGCGCATAG
- a CDS encoding glycosyltransferase, with product MKIAFLTPYLPFPPDTGGKMRSFHLIKQLARCHELNVFSVYHGADEPAQADGIRALCVRLVLVKLVKSWRETDRARRMLSALPRSVDHFQTPESLLSIRAQLQSGGYDLVFVDELVMAAYTAGLHSMRRILSQQKIDFWHYYETAAARPWGKVKLLDYIESLKLRRFQARALRDAYDLHLVCSRDDERMLSKLRPETRFAIMPNGVDTAYFAPRADWPTDGETNAPTLVYSGTMHYYPNIDAVLYFWREIYPRLLVCVPDVRILIVGHQPPPEILRLGEHPNVVVTGSVPDVRPYLARSTAMFVPLRLGGGTRLKILEAMAMGVPVISTTIGCQGLNVEDGLHIVVADDPEVFAAKAAALLVDRDLQHRLSASARELSATYDWSRLVHTMLNTWQTR from the coding sequence ATGAAGATTGCGTTCCTCACGCCCTACCTGCCCTTTCCGCCGGATACGGGCGGCAAAATGCGCAGCTTCCATCTGATCAAGCAATTGGCGCGCTGCCACGAGCTGAATGTCTTTTCTGTATATCACGGAGCTGACGAGCCGGCACAGGCCGACGGCATCCGTGCCTTGTGCGTGCGACTGGTCCTGGTCAAGTTGGTTAAGTCGTGGCGGGAAACAGACCGCGCCAGACGCATGCTGTCCGCTCTGCCGCGCAGCGTCGATCACTTCCAAACGCCGGAGAGCCTCCTGTCCATTCGCGCCCAGTTGCAGAGCGGCGGCTATGACCTGGTGTTTGTGGACGAACTCGTCATGGCGGCGTACACGGCGGGCTTGCATTCCATGCGGCGCATCCTGTCGCAACAGAAGATCGATTTCTGGCATTACTACGAAACGGCTGCCGCGCGGCCCTGGGGAAAGGTAAAACTGCTTGACTACATCGAGAGCCTGAAGCTTCGCCGGTTCCAGGCGCGCGCGCTTCGCGATGCCTATGACCTTCATTTAGTATGCTCGCGCGATGACGAGCGGATGCTAAGCAAGCTGCGCCCCGAGACGCGCTTCGCCATCATGCCCAATGGTGTGGATACCGCGTATTTTGCGCCACGCGCCGACTGGCCTACCGACGGCGAGACGAATGCGCCGACGCTGGTCTATTCGGGCACAATGCATTACTACCCCAACATCGATGCCGTGCTCTACTTCTGGCGGGAAATCTACCCGCGCTTGCTGGTGTGCGTGCCTGACGTGCGCATCCTGATCGTGGGACACCAGCCGCCGCCGGAGATACTCCGGCTGGGGGAGCACCCGAACGTGGTGGTCACCGGGAGCGTGCCGGATGTCAGGCCCTATCTGGCGCGCAGCACCGCCATGTTCGTGCCGCTTCGACTCGGGGGTGGCACCCGTCTGAAGATTCTCGAAGCCATGGCCATGGGAGTGCCTGTCATATCAACCACCATTGGCTGCCAGGGCCTGAATGTGGAAGATGGGCTCCACATCGTTGTGGCAGATGACCCGGAAGTGTTCGCTGCCAAGGCCGCAGCCTTGCTGGTGGACCGTGATCTGCAGCACCGCCTTTCTGCCAGTGCGCGGGAGCTATCGGCGACCTACGATTGGAGCCGCCTGGTTCATACGATGCTTAACACGTGGCAAACGCGATGA
- a CDS encoding glycosyltransferase: MTRIAYFTPLNPQPTGVSDYSEALIPYLAHQVEVDVFADESVAAAWRDSNALRVFAHTEFARRRRERPHDALVYQMGNSPFHRHEYAWLMRFPGVTVLHDLVLHHFHRERTLEYGDTAGYARELAYSGGAAGARLAEEAMGGRSPYPLYTMPLFERVVDASRVVVVHSAHAARQILAVRPQATVLHAPLFCDPRALVADPLRTARLREQWQIGPEAFVVAAFGRLDAQKRLETLLHALSRLRESVPTAVCLLVGEPVPLFDLRGLIAQSGVGSHVRLTGRLPLDDFYASFDLADVAVNLRDPTAGESSAVAIQLLGRGVPLVVSDAGSYAELPDDVAIKAATGRLELEQLTHALTILAAQPALRAALRKSARRYAADYHRPEHTAAVYFAAIDGARRRTDGR; encoded by the coding sequence ATGACCCGCATCGCATACTTTACGCCGCTCAATCCCCAGCCAACCGGCGTCTCGGATTACAGCGAGGCGCTTATTCCGTATCTTGCGCACCAAGTCGAGGTGGATGTCTTCGCCGACGAATCGGTCGCAGCCGCCTGGCGCGATTCCAACGCACTCCGCGTGTTCGCGCACACGGAGTTTGCCAGACGCCGGCGCGAGCGCCCGCACGATGCGCTGGTGTATCAGATGGGCAACAGCCCGTTCCACCGCCACGAGTACGCGTGGCTCATGCGCTTCCCCGGTGTAACGGTTTTGCACGATCTCGTCCTGCATCACTTTCATCGCGAACGGACCCTGGAATATGGCGATACGGCGGGCTATGCGCGCGAATTGGCTTATAGCGGTGGAGCGGCGGGGGCGCGGCTTGCTGAGGAAGCGATGGGCGGGCGTAGCCCGTATCCGCTGTACACGATGCCGCTGTTCGAACGTGTGGTCGATGCCAGTCGCGTGGTCGTTGTGCACAGCGCGCACGCTGCGCGCCAGATCCTGGCGGTGCGCCCACAGGCGACCGTGCTGCACGCGCCGCTCTTTTGCGATCCCCGTGCGCTCGTTGCCGATCCGTTGCGTACAGCGCGACTGCGCGAACAATGGCAGATCGGCCCGGAGGCTTTTGTGGTGGCAGCCTTCGGCCGGCTGGACGCGCAGAAGCGGCTGGAAACGCTCCTGCATGCGTTGTCGCGCCTGCGCGAGAGCGTGCCCACGGCGGTATGCCTGCTGGTCGGCGAGCCGGTGCCGCTGTTTGACCTGCGCGGCCTGATTGCGCAAAGCGGGGTTGGCAGCCATGTGCGTCTCACCGGGCGATTGCCGCTGGACGACTTCTACGCGTCATTCGACTTGGCCGATGTCGCCGTCAACCTGCGCGATCCAACAGCCGGGGAAAGTTCGGCGGTGGCGATTCAACTGCTTGGGCGCGGCGTACCGCTCGTGGTGTCCGATGCCGGCTCGTATGCCGAACTGCCTGACGACGTGGCCATCAAGGCGGCGACCGGGCGCCTTGAATTGGAGCAGCTCACACATGCACTGACCATCCTGGCGGCTCAACCAGCGCTGCGCGCGGCGCTGCGCAAGTCGGCGCGCCGGTATGCCGCCGACTATCACAGGCCGGAGCATACAGCGGCGGTCTATTTCGCGGCGATTGACGGCGCGCGGCGGCGGACGGACGGGCGATGA
- a CDS encoding class I SAM-dependent methyltransferase has protein sequence MAYPNQWSTAQYHELAFWRHVRVNGYDGLPWPKLFQKHGEDTLSLLSKLKPITQFSADTVVDFGCGPIGVPCYLQCKHVIGIDPLMGAYGHEFEHLRTRADAVHWIASRGEEAPLRNASADVVFSRNVLDHVESPPAWVAEFVRVLRPGGLFLLYVNLAEDWNKEGTDVELHPYSFTEAEVIDLLNGFPLEFSYYVDRQARARDARLEVPIIITGKRTE, from the coding sequence TTGGCGTATCCCAATCAATGGAGCACGGCGCAGTATCATGAGCTGGCGTTCTGGCGCCATGTGCGCGTCAATGGCTACGACGGGCTGCCCTGGCCCAAGCTATTCCAGAAACATGGGGAAGACACCCTGAGCCTGCTCTCAAAGCTCAAACCCATCACGCAGTTCAGTGCTGACACCGTAGTGGATTTCGGCTGCGGCCCCATCGGAGTTCCCTGCTATCTGCAGTGCAAACACGTGATCGGGATAGACCCGTTGATGGGCGCATACGGGCATGAGTTTGAGCATCTGCGGACGCGGGCGGACGCTGTTCATTGGATTGCATCAAGGGGCGAGGAAGCTCCCCTGCGCAACGCTAGCGCCGATGTCGTGTTCAGCCGAAATGTCCTGGATCACGTGGAGTCACCACCCGCATGGGTAGCCGAGTTTGTGCGCGTGTTGAGGCCCGGTGGACTATTTCTGCTGTATGTGAACCTTGCGGAAGATTGGAATAAAGAGGGCACGGATGTTGAGCTACACCCATACAGTTTCACCGAGGCTGAGGTTATCGACCTATTGAACGGCTTTCCTTTGGAGTTTAGCTATTACGTAGATCGCCAGGCGCGCGCACGGGATGCTCGTCTTGAAGTGCCGATCATCATCACTGGCAAACGCACGGAGTAG